In the genome of Xiphophorus hellerii strain 12219 chromosome 14, Xiphophorus_hellerii-4.1, whole genome shotgun sequence, the window TTATGAACTTGGCCCAACGTGTCGGCAATAAAGGATTTTTTGGGGTCTCGTTCTATTGCCTTTTTTGCCCAAAATTCAGCCTCTTTGAAGTCTTCAAGTTCTCCATAACAAAGCCTAGCATGTGCCTGGGGGAACAAAGAGTTCTTATCAAACTTCTCTGATGCCACCTTGAGAACCAATGCACTCTGGTTTTTGTCTTCTACCTCGTTAATGTGTAAAATCAGAGTAGAAAATTTCTCCAGATCCGAATCTTCGATCGACCCATCCTTTTTATGCTCTCGTTTTGTCAGCAAGTCCTTGATGAAGCCAAGCAAACATGGAGAGACCTCATCTGGACAAAATTGGAGCAAGGAGTCTCTTGCCGTGTCACTTCTGGCCACTCCTGCAATAGCCAGTAGTTCAGTGCAATGCTTTGCAATCATTGGATGAGCCATCCGGATTCTTTTCTCACACCTTTTGTCATGTTGAAAAGAGATAATGAGATGACTGAAAGGCTGCTTTTGGGTCACCACTGAAAGGTCACCCTGCAGGGAGTTGTCATGTCTGAGGAAGTCTAAGCAGTCAGACTCTAGTAGGTAAGAGCCTGGTACATAGGCATTCAGCAAGGACAGGAAGGACAAAAGTTGGGTCTTCAAgggtttctttttcctttcaacCATGTTAAGGACAGCACATGCTTCTTGTATATAATCCTGTGAGAAATTACTATGCAGTATGTTGAAACCATGGAACTGGGTGGCTTTGGCTCCATATTTTTGGCTGAGCTCTTCCTTTTTGGTATCCAGCTCTTCCTTTTCAGAATCTGAGAGGGTCCTTTTGAGGGTGACGTAGTCAGTGTCATGAGCCTTCATGAACCCCTCTTGTTCTCTGTAGTGTTCGGTTTTGAGGACGGCGTGGTCACTTCTCACACAGATGAATAAAATTACCACAGGAATATCAACGTCTATCTGCTGTTCTTCAATCTCTGTCATGATGCTGTCTTGAAGATGCTCCAAAATGAACTCCTCATTTATCAAGAGCAGCACAGTGTTGAGGTCATCTTTGCTGCCTCCTGTAAAAAGGTGAACAACTTCCTTTGCAATCTTTGTGCACTCTAGAGGGGAACCCATTAAGACAGCACATCTGAGGGTTTTTCTCATGTCCCATAATACTTGCATGGCCAGTGTGGTTCCCCCACATCCTTGCTGGTGAAGCAGTTTAACCGTTGGTGTTCCGATGTAGTTTCTCCGTTTGTGAATCTGCTGCACAAGTCTCTTATACCCATCTCTTTTGATGAATGAAGATCCCGTGCCATTTGACTCAGCCAGATCACTGATGTGAAAGTTTAACCATTCAGGTGGTGCTCCTCTGAGAAACTTCTCTTCTGCTTGTTCAGCAGTTTCTTGGTCTATGGTCTCTTCTACAAACTGATCTGCGTAAATGACATCCAAAACAGTAAAGTAATCTCTGATTTCTTCCGAAACAAGCTTTTTGCCTGCAGATGTGGGCAGTGctgtttttctggacatttttgcCTTGTTCACCTGCAGATGAAAGACATGCAAGATTTGTGAAACTGCAAAGTAAAACATCATGACTCGGGCCTAGTCCACACATAGCCAGACACCTGGGGGAAAGAATGCATTTTTATGCGTTTTGGCCTTTCGTCCACgtgaaaactgttttatatcACTGAAAACGATGACTTATGAAAACTCCAACCAAAATGAAGATTTGAGAAAACTCTCTaattgtgtttgcatgtgtacAAACAATCAGGATCCCGCACATTAGTCTGGGATAAATAATGCGCTAATACAGCCACATACTTAATTTGATATGATTCCCAATCGACATTatcttgtattttattattattattattattttagattcTAATATGCTAATTAAAAGTAGTTAAACTTATATATCTGTCCACACAAATGCACCTGGCACTACATTTAATCTCTAACAAGAAGTTGTGGTTcttttgaagcaatctgattgaCTGACATAGGTTTTAGTTTGGCACTACACTGCCCTctatgggtttggcatgtttaaagcAACACTGAAGGGTGGATTTGTGCGAGTTCCTGTGGATATAAACTTTTCTGAAAAGCGATCCTGTGTACAatgttactttttaaatcaatgtgacggagatatttgtttttataaagaccCGGTTATCTGTGTACAAAACCTTAGAAGCATATTCAAAATGAAGAACACTGAATACTGGCAGATCCTGAATTATTGAACataatgtattttactgaatgCCAACTTTTAGGCAACTTTGCTTCACTTCAGACTGTATGGAAGCTAAAATGAGCTCTGGTACCCTATTACCCTGATTAGGGAATTGAATAGCTGCCCCACTTCCGAATTGGAGGAAAGTTTCTGTCCAACCCATTTAggattaaataattaatgaatGAGGCAGAGAGACTCTGCAgtcacaaataaacattttgtcatcaaATCCGCAACATGTAGATCACATCTGTGACTCATTCATTGGGCCGTTTATTTCTAGGCCTAAAATACAACGTGAACATAATCGATAATTATCaatcttttaatatttattaccaGGTGCCTTTTAACAGacctctgtgttgccctgtggtGGACTGGCCATCTGTCCAGAACTGACCCCACCTGAAACCCAATGACCGCTGGAGACACGCACCAGCTACCCCACAGCCCTGGCGGACAAACGGTGCATAGATGGATGTTTTTCTTAGCTAAGTGTCTGCTAGCTATTTAAGCTAGCAGGCTCTCTGCCCGGAACAGATATTAGGCTataattgatatttttaaactatggATTTCGTCCCTTGTGGGTTAGATTTAGATTATTTTGAATCCTGGTAAAAGCTAGAGCCtttatgttttgtgttaatGATACTAGAAGTAGtaaatgtttgactttcttTTCCTGTGACTCTGTTTAGCCtggtttttttattgtacttgCGTTTTGGATTGCGCTTATTTTGGCTGTAAGCCcagattacaataaaaataaataaagatatacCACACACCAAACGAGGGATAATAGTAACTGTAGTACAATATGGTTAAGTAAACAGAGTCCAGTCTAACTACATCAGATAAAAGAGGTAAGGCCTTTGATGCTTTAAGTCTAACACTGAGCTGTGATTACTGCCAGACTACATGAtcctgagttaaatcctgtACTGATCTGTTACCAAGGCAAGCCTTTTAAATAGAGAAATGTAATATACACTCTGCTGCCAGGCTCATTAGAAATAATCGGAGGTTGTATTTTATAAGGTGTAAAAAATGTATCAAGTTGTTTTTACCTTGTCAGAGTAGTCTCTCAGGCTCTGTCTGCCTCCGTGAAGTCGGTGCCTCTTCCCTctgacagcagagcagaaatgaAACTAGAAACCACTTGGGGAAGGTACTGCTGCCTGTCTGACACGGCTGGTATGCACAGGGAGTGTCAGCCACTTGGACGACCATCATTTCAGGAAAAACGAAATCAGCACAACAATCGAATCACCTCCACGTTATGTTGGGGAAAGCTGAGTTATATTTGTATTACGAAGCTGGGCTTctacttcttttttaaaagaaaaaaataactgaattattcCACTTTCATTTCTAGGGAAACCCataatcaacaaaacaacaagtGGCGCAGGTTAGTGAGTCAGCATCCACGGTTAGATTAGTTCGTACATGCTTTGAATGCAGCATATTTGCTAAACAAATTCTTGTGGCTGTTCCTCTTTTGCTAACAGGAAGTGTTTTGCTTTCATTGGTGTTTATGGCAGAAAAGTATGCATTTGTCCCTCATAGGACACATAGAAAGACGTTACAACTTGTATGAATTCATTCATTGTCTGAGTCAGGGCTGACAGGGGCAGTAGCCCAGGGCAGCAATTTTGAGGGAGTTGGGGCGGcggcaaatactttttctccatttgtttcTATAATACATGTCTTGCATTGCACTTtatatattattaaaacaataagcTCAGATCATGAATTACACTTCTATTTGGGGATTTTTGTGACACAATATTCAAGTATATGAAAATTATGAAGGTATAGTAAATTTTTGGGGGCGATAGTATATGTACAGAAAAGCCTCTTAATGCTTTGGGATTTGAGCAGCTGAAAGGTTTTTAGACACAAGGTCATTCAGGGATTTACAGAACAccaattgttttctttttttaatcatgtttattaGGAAACAGGGTGTCGGTAATGACTGGTGTAGCTCAGTCTCAGTGTGTCTCAGCATTGACACACCTGAGTCCAATAATAAGGTAATTAGCAGGAGAACTTGACCTACACTGAGGGTGTAATTAAGCCagttgattcaggtgtgttggaccaggggaGCGTCCAAACGTTGCCGGACACCGACCCTCGACGAATGGATTTCAGGAACTCTGGTCTAAGATATTACCATAGAGATACCATAGTGCTCCataatgtaatgtaataatATCACGTAGATGTTAAATAAAAGTGGTCTGAGAACGGAGCCCTGAGGTACCCCAAGGGcggttttgtttgctttaatttataATTATCAGTTTAGCACAGCATCAGCTAAATCCTGTCTGCTTTTCCATTCTGTCAATTATGATGTTATAATCTACTATATCTAAATGCGGCGCTGAGATCCAGATTACCAAGACAGACCAGACACCAACTCACTTTTCAATTATCTTTAACTAAACCGTTAGGTTAGCTGTGGGGCTGTCATTACTTATTACTAAGGCATCAAGATTATTGTTCTGTAAAAGAGGCTTGATCAgcttatgaaatatttaatgtctgcaaaaaaaacaattaaggACAACTTCAGTCAGAGAAGCCGAATTCAAATAACTAAATTAATCTAGATTTACCTCATTGTCTGGTGAGAGTTCAGGATGGATTAGCATTAGTCAATGCCAACAGTCTGACTCTTTTTAActcaagattttaaatattaagattTGGTTTTGTAAATATCAAACTGAATCTGACACTCAGTTGTTTTTTCCACTCCCATCTTGTCTACACTTTCGCTTTTGTTTCACTTAAAGAGGAAACTTTCCTCAGTTCATGCAGCATTATCCCTCCTGGATTTCCCCCAACCCGTCAGAATTTAGCCCCGCCTTCAAAACGTTCCCCAGAATCGGGTCAAAAACTACAGACATCCGGCCTTCATGGATTCATGGACACTGGGAGAAGTGGACTATGACGTTGGATCCAGTTGAGTTAATCGTGGATGTAGCATCCAGTCGATTTTTACAAGGTCAGAACAGATGATTAAATGATGATGCATTAAAGCCATCCTTGTCATTCACCAACTCATTATATGTCAGTACAATTCCTGTCATTAATACAATCAATCACAGatttttccataaatattttCAGGTTCTCAAATAAACTTCCATCCCAGTTACTGACCTCGTTCCCTTGAAATTTAACTGATATTTATCCATTTGTCTGTTTTCCTGCTAAACTTTTCTGCTTATTGCGGTTACCCTTTTCAGGTTGAACTGCATTCAGTTACCACAGATACCTTGACAAGAAAgtcaccaaaataaaagaatgtaATCTTGACAATAGCTAAAATGAGCAAAGGTAACTTTACAAGGGGAACGTGGAACAGCTGCGAGGGGCGAGCAGGTGAACTGAGGGAAGGAGACTAACACAGAAAGGAAACTACAAACCAAAGAGGAAGAACTAACACTGGACTAAATACACAAGACAAGAAATAAAGAACTAAACCTAATATGGCAAGACCTTTCTGGCACAATAACGAAGAACCCAACAGTGTGTTTAATATGATGGGATGATCATCCTCACTTGAATCGTCAGTGTCCCTcagatttacttgtttttttttccttaattcatcTATTAGTAGATAAGAAACCAACATTACAGACCAGCAAACGACAGAGACAATATATACACCATATACTCCTCGGTTTCTAACACACATCATCAGATTCTCCTGTTTTCCTGGTTTCATGTCTGAACAGTttctaaaaatgacatttttcaccATCTTCCGCGCTCGGCTCTGCATTAGATCTTTTGTTGTAGTTGAATGTTGAGACTTGCAAAATGTACGTTCTGTTGGTTGCCGTTTATTAATTGCAGTTAATTAACCCGCAACTGTTGCCTGGAGCCAACTGTGGCGAACCAACTGGTTTTCCTTCAGCTGCACCAGACACACGCATGTTCTGTGGAAAAGGCGTTCTGATCGCGTTTAGTGTCGACCATAATCAGTTTCACTTCTTATCTCATATTCATAATctttaaaatttcaacaaacGTTGATTAAAGGTGGAGTGGTGCCCTGCAAAtagttgcatttttgttttttgttattcttcacgaatgttagaaaaatgtaccaaaatataaatttagatAAAAAGCTAATCTCAAGCGCAAAAACGAAACAGTACTTGAGTAttgtaaaataaagtcaaataagtaaaataaatattataaaataaaataaaataaagatttttctcaATGCAATACTTGAGTATTGTTTCGTTTTTAAATAGTCCTTTTATACCCTTTGGTTTTTGCATGTCTATGAAAAgaaattcttaatatttttacacaacAAAATCTGCTTGCTGAAGAGAAATGCAGGTCaatcataacattttttttactgttctacattttttttttatgttagggtaaattctgagattaaagtccgaatttttttggtgttttttttccagtggccctaatcTTCTTCCGTAGGGTTTGGTAGCTATGGTTACTAAGAGGTTTCGTAAGgatgggaattttttttttgacataatgCTGATACTAATGCTTACTTGTAATACAGAATTAACTTTTAAACAGATCCACTTGTGATTCATAAGTTTCTACTCCAGCTGGCAAgagcttaatgaaaacattgtgaATCCAAGATGaacaatttacttttttcttagTGTAGTAGAGCTTGTTTGTTTGCtaacacagctgcagtttttaaacgTTCGTATTTCCTAAAAGTCACATCCTAATGATCATAATCCAGTAAAAAACTGTCGTTCTGTATCGATTTATGCAGTTTTGTGTTCCTGTAAAAAATATAACACTTTTATGacgatgtatttttattttatgttacaatCAATGGAAGATATCAAGTCCATATGTGCATTCAGCTTCTAGGCCTATGCACCAAAGAAATGGgagaaacttccagaaaactgcaaagatgctgACATACTGAGCTCCTATTAACCAAAGCTTCAATTTGATTAATAGCAACTGGAACATagatcaatatattttaaatactttttaaatatattgactattgatgattttgattgcaTTTGACAAATAtgtgcttgtttcataattggttataCCATAAATATAATACAGCAAATCACTGTGAACGCCATTGTTACCGacatgtgctatacaaataaactttacttgATTGGTTCATGTCATGAATCTTGGACTGGGAAATCGACGTTACATCCGTGAAACAATATAGATCTTTACtaataataaagatttttctcAATGCAAGTCAATCCTAAAGAAACTTTGGATGTCTCATTTCATCAGGTCTCTAAATTAATCAGTTATCGTTACATACGGTCTCCTCTCAGctacattaataataaaagacCCAGACAGAGCAACTTTGGttagcaaatatattttaatatataatatttatattcattttagcacaatgacaaaaatggcataatttcagttcagtctcataaatcatgacaaaaaaaaaaaagccacgtGATTATTTTTCCCTCTTATCTATTACAATCACTGCAAAATGATCCTGAAGTACTTCTCACCCCCAGCAGAGGGCGCTCTTACAGACAACTTGTAACAGCATTGAGCCGACGGCGTCTATCGCGGTTATGTAAGCGGAACGTGAGCGAATAATCGATGCAGTATCGCTCCTCGTTACCTCGTAAATTAAGCACAGCTGCGTTAATAACGCTGGGAAAGAGCCGGGTCACtttattgtctcaaaccaaatCAATTGTGTAACAACATTGCACAACAGCACATTTACacaataacttttatttttaggaatgTTAAGTTCTAACATAAGAGGACAAGACGGGCTGTCGCTTGCTACACCACTAGAGGGCGATGCAATTCACGAAACGGGCAAGCAGGAAATGAGAGAAATCAGCAAACTGAATAATTagagaaattaaaacaacaacaaaaaaaacttgctcAACCCAAAACGTTTCGTATTTTCTCGAGtacaacaaaaatatgcataagTGATGCTGACACACTGGTTCTGTCcacacacaaaaactcacatttaaaaaaacattaagattgCCATCAAGTCCTGAATCCCGCCACAGGAATGTTTCCAGCCTTAAGTGAAACCTCCCATCCCGACACAGTCTGACAAACTTAAAACGAAAAGCGCTTAAACTGCGTCACTTCCGTGTAGCTTCTTCTTATTTCTTATGTCTATCGCAAAAACACAAGACACTCGCTCGCGCACCCCGCAGATAATCTCAGATTCAGCCACAAACTCTTACCGGAAACCAAGGTGGTTTTCCCGGAACACCATGACGTTTTGCTAAATGTCGGCCACGTGCGTCTCCGTCCGTTCAGCCCAGCTGCCTGCGACTCCACCGAGTTGCAACGTGTGCAGGTAATACGAGACTCAATTCTACTGctttgaaaagaaagaataataaaaaaaaaccactagTTTGTTGCTGTGCAACTTCAACCGGCACTCATTACAGTGATAGTTGGGTTAAGGAATAAATTATACATCTACAAAGGTTGCattgtgacattttcatttcatactGTGCCAACTGTGAATTTGCACCAATTGATGCCTTCCATGttaaaaatcttcatattttgcTCAGCTtacatcttaaatatttttccccCACAACGCTTACTAACCACTTACTCAACTCATTTCAGCTTAAAGCTACCTCCTCTTTACGCCCTTCGACTAGTCACTAACATTTACCTTGAACTataaagcagcaaataaaaaacaccctGAACAGCacattgtaaaaaaacattattaacaAATGAACTAGTAATTTGTAAGTAATAGAAAAGGGTAATAAAAAGACAACCTTGTTagcatttgttatttttgttgcttaaatACTTGATTTAAAAGATTTAGCTCACCTAGCCTACTCAACGATTTTATCAAGCTAGCTAGCTATAAAATATGTTGCTAGCTAGAGGTGTAGCATATTTAGTTTTGAGTTTACTTCAATTAAAATCCATTATGCTCATTTCCAGCTCAATAGTTTTATCCTGTGATATTAATAGGAAAGATTTGGATAGTTTAGTTTCAACAGTTTGAGACTTCTTCCCCCTTTTTCAGAGCTAACATGCTAGCAACGACCAAAGTAGTAACTTTTGCCAAAACcttcatatttttgtcatgATTTGGAAACTCTGAATAAAGGAAAATTGTTGTACAAGCAGTGACCACGACACATCTCATCAAAATACAACACAGTTTGAACATAAAGTTACATAttggaaaatacaaataaatgaccacttatttcttctttttttaaaaaaaaaaaacctttgaaaaaccaTCACCCAATGCTGAAACAGCAAATCATAAATGAAGAAAGTAATAGAAATTAATACAAGGTCTACATGGTTTTTAACCAACCCTTTGACATGTTTCCAGttagtaaaacaaaatcaagacaTGTAAAACCAACAATATAGAggcattaaataaattaatcagtttaaaaacaaacactgcgACTTACAtccaaaatacatatttacaacCAATTAAgatgtaaagaagaaaaaaacacagtctCATTTTTTAAGGGAAAATATTGGAATGGATTTTAGTCGACTGTTAGCATCACATGCTAAGTACGTCCAAAGCATGTTTGCCTCACACATTGGTTCTAATTATGTATTCACCTTAAACACAATAGGCTTATACTTTTGCAGCATGTACCGAGCTGATATGTACTTTGTACATGGAAATCCAAATTTGACATCATCTGAGGCTGATATGTTGATATTATGCGCCAATGGCTACACAGAAAATAAGCTAAGCTACGTCAAAAATGTGACTTGCGTTGTGTTAAAAGTCGGAGGGACTGTGCTATTTATGGGAGCTGACTTTAAGGAGCACAACTTGGTGTAAGTAATCTTcgggaaaaacaacaaaaggctCGGCAGAGCCACATTTTGACGGAAACGCGgtttcaaaacatgttcaaaCCAAAGCGTTCATCAGGATAAATCAAAAATctatgcaaaaaaaccccaaaaaacaaaacagttgttTAGTCCACGGCTAACTGAAATTCTATTGGGGAGAGACggggaaggaaaaagaaaaatcacacatTGAAATTCACAAGCTGGTATTCAAAACCTACTTTGCATAAAAGAAGGTAAAATCATTGGCCCCTGACCCCTTTTAGTGATATTGTGTCAAATATTGGAAACACAGGCAAAGAAACATCTGTCTTTTGGTATGGTTTGTACAAATAGCCAAACTTGTTCAACAGAACTGTTAAATGGCAGTTCGACATTTAGCCAAGGCGGCGTGCATTGTAACACTGCGTTACGCAGAGGCCATCGCCACGCTGCGAGATGGAGTCACTTTGTGTTCAACAGCTCCAATCCAAAGAAGAGCTAACACCAATTCACCTAGTGTTTGGTCAAGCAAGGGCAAGCCTGGaaactggggggggggggggggggggaatcaaTAATTTGACACCTCAGATGTTCAACATGCTATTTTTAACACATAATCCACATTTGGGATATTTGACTATTActtgttaaattaaatattcaaaaagtaGCCTCTGCCTCACATTTCAAGAAGATTCAAGACTTGAATGTTATTTTCCCCCATTCACCACTTAATAAATTTGGTCCCTTCATACCAGTAGGATTTTtggttctgaaaaaaaaaaaaagaccaccAGTTGTATCTCAACAACCAAGATTCTAATTGTACCCAACGCCAGGCTTTTTCAACAACCGCTGAAATAAAGCCGAGCCAATTATTTACCAATTATTTACCAATGCTTGGCTGTGTGATGTAATATCAAATCGttagagaggaaaacacagtCAAATTAAATTGCAGGGGAGAGTTGAGCCGTttgataattattattattctggaTTTTTTACAATACCAAGACAAATATACTGACAAGCTTTTGTTACACAAAGGTATGACGTGGTTATTTGTGAATACGAGAAGAGCGGCAACAACACAGAGATACAAACTAGTGACAATTAATTTACCCAAAAGTCCCCCGCCCCCAAAAAAACGTTAATATCTAAATTATGCAATGTTTTACTCAACAGGCAAagtgaaaaaatacattttctcaatTTAATGCCAATACACCAAATTAGATACTTAATAATAGGTATAAACAGCTAAAATATATTACTAACAATTGAGTCggatattaaaatgtgaaaattaaacGGATGCAGGAATGCAGCAAAAGTAATATGCAGtgccaaaacattaaaaagtttgtttttacccCAGTTTCCAGCTATTTCCCCCCCCTTCCTCTTTCTAAAGGTGCGTACTGTCAAGTTTCTACGACCAAAAGTCAAATCTACTTTGCAAAGAGATCATgcaaatttaatataaaacaagCCACGGTCCTGTCAAAGACCCGGGCGAAGGACAAACACAGAATTCCATTCTGTAAAATTGCAGTTTGTGaaggtttttttcttacagacaTTGATGCATAGGATACAAATCTGTCCAGCAATACAATACAAGTCAAGCtatataaagtaaaaacaaaacagaccacACAAACCGTGATCCAAACGAAACGTCTCGATCGTTGGCACTAGGGCTGAATTGGAGCATAGTGGCAAAGGAGTACAAGCGAGAACAGAGTCAGTGCTCGGGTAAGTAACTAGTCATTACAACTGAAAGATCGCGATGCCTCAGTTTCAAATCCCACAGCTTTGAGGACGACAAAGAAAGTAGACCACACACATTCTGTACTCACCAACACTGAAGTCCTTagcaaatctttaaaaagaaaaagaaagatcaCACAGCTCTCTTTAAAATGGAGAGCTGCTTTGATTGACCGAACGCGTGTGCCGCCGACGCCCGTCGCTGCTTTTCACACGCCTGAACGCTCAGAGttgtggagaaagaaagaaaaaaaaaagagaataaaaattcAGGGGACGTAAACGCAAAAACTCTGCTAAGGCTTCGTCGTGGGGAGAGAAAGATACACAGTGTTCAGAAGAGTGGTCATTAAAGTTTAGATTCAACAGTCTGCTAGCTTTTCTTTTCGCGTCGGTGCATGGCGGTAATGGCGCAGTCCGATAATGAGTGCATTATAGGGACCGTTGACGTTTAAGTTAGGAATTTGAACGATCACgtaaaactgatttttctttttttttcctttttcctctcaGAAGCCTTGAGTAGTCTTTCAAAATACACTGGTCAATTATTTTATGAGCGACAAATACAATGACAACGAAGATACTTAAAACAGGCTACATACAATAACTCTCCCAAAATGTACGTATGGATGATGTAGTCCAACTTCCCTTTGCTTACAAAGAGATGTTAGATGGTTTGGGATTAGCTGAACTTTTATTGAAACTAGCAACACTAACTGAACCTATAGGTGGTTCTTGCTAGAGCTAGAGTTTGCCCAAAAGAGCATAAATTGTGGATCATTATATTACTTCTACTATACGTTCttgtaatatattatttatttacatctctAACCTGTCCCTAAAAAGAACATTCACTCTGACTGGTTCCAATAATGGAAAGGTCCCTACAAAAAAGGATCTTCCATTGCGAAGACATAAATGCTATAACTAAATATCTGCTGTAAATAACTCTTTGAAGTGACTACAAGC includes:
- the LOC116732890 gene encoding sterile alpha motif domain-containing protein 9-like isoform X2; this encodes MSRKTALPTSAGKKLVSEEIRDYFTVLDVIYADQFVEETIDQETAEQAEEKFLRGAPPEWLNFHISDLAESNGTGSSFIKRDGYKRLVQQIHKRRNYIGTPTVKLLHQQGCGGTTLAMQVLWDMRKTLRCAVLMGSPLECTKIAKEVVHLFTGGSKDDLNTVLLLINEEFILEHLQDSIMTEIEEQQIDVDIPVVILFICVRSDHAVLKTEHYREQEGFMKAHDTDYVTLKRTLSDSEKEELDTKKEELSQKYGAKATQFHGFNILHSNFSQDYIQEACAVLNMVERKKKPLKTQLLSFLSLLNAYVPGSYLLESDCLDFLRHDNSLQGDLSVVTQKQPFSHLIISFQHDKRCEKRIRMAHPMIAKHCTELLAIAGVARSDTARDSLLQFCPDEVSPCLLGFIKDLLTKREHKKDGSIEDSDLEKFSTLILHINEVEDKNQSALVLKVASEKFDKNSLFPQAHARLCYGELEDFKEAEFWAKKAIERDPKKSFIADTLGQVHKNHLRNKRLSIEPRELLQLAQKAIEAFEHEEKLAEEEHRKSLTEDEKSKVLWGLNTRGQFGFLQVCNILFDLLVFQNETWKEVLTKSVPMGSVLESLGDTKLFRFRDLVENLREKVEKKMEFFDNFLTYSQSVLRKDKAYVSREASACYKKYVGDSVPEHNDRLQQTFQKLKQKLAITSAGVLSCLDRTCTSHIEYIIEWWREISQGNNSTTEAFVNFILAQIMLSNKNKAISSSDYKNALKLKKPPSSVTQAEYHLLSLLLSWPTNDEDKPVPHFYQLIKNASHAYEREYKTMFRSRYLRPLFFLGPGISLKRFVHRRVLEILWTKDALQESNTNWKNESIFRDSIVEEHLLKVEGVVRNYRVYARFRGTEVEVDANRRDCLCRSSHVSFYLGFTIKGPVAFSIRRKLLVTEGAQKIKTPDHAEASSNGMTETGKKQGADVA
- the LOC116732890 gene encoding sterile alpha motif domain-containing protein 9-like isoform X1; protein product: MMFYFAVSQILHVFHLQVNKAKMSRKTALPTSAGKKLVSEEIRDYFTVLDVIYADQFVEETIDQETAEQAEEKFLRGAPPEWLNFHISDLAESNGTGSSFIKRDGYKRLVQQIHKRRNYIGTPTVKLLHQQGCGGTTLAMQVLWDMRKTLRCAVLMGSPLECTKIAKEVVHLFTGGSKDDLNTVLLLINEEFILEHLQDSIMTEIEEQQIDVDIPVVILFICVRSDHAVLKTEHYREQEGFMKAHDTDYVTLKRTLSDSEKEELDTKKEELSQKYGAKATQFHGFNILHSNFSQDYIQEACAVLNMVERKKKPLKTQLLSFLSLLNAYVPGSYLLESDCLDFLRHDNSLQGDLSVVTQKQPFSHLIISFQHDKRCEKRIRMAHPMIAKHCTELLAIAGVARSDTARDSLLQFCPDEVSPCLLGFIKDLLTKREHKKDGSIEDSDLEKFSTLILHINEVEDKNQSALVLKVASEKFDKNSLFPQAHARLCYGELEDFKEAEFWAKKAIERDPKKSFIADTLGQVHKNHLRNKRLSIEPRELLQLAQKAIEAFEHEEKLAEEEHRKSLTEDEKSKVLWGLNTRGQFGFLQVCNILFDLLVFQNETWKEVLTKSVPMGSVLESLGDTKLFRFRDLVENLREKVEKKMEFFDNFLTYSQSVLRKDKAYVSREASACYKKYVGDSVPEHNDRLQQTFQKLKQKLAITSAGVLSCLDRTCTSHIEYIIEWWREISQGNNSTTEAFVNFILAQIMLSNKNKAISSSDYKNALKLKKPPSSVTQAEYHLLSLLLSWPTNDEDKPVPHFYQLIKNASHAYEREYKTMFRSRYLRPLFFLGPGISLKRFVHRRVLEILWTKDALQESNTNWKNESIFRDSIVEEHLLKVEGVVRNYRVYARFRGTEVEVDANRRDCLCRSSHVSFYLGFTIKGPVAFSIRRKLLVTEGAQKIKTPDHAEASSNGMTETGKKQGADVA